One genomic segment of Mycolicibacterium psychrotolerans includes these proteins:
- a CDS encoding Rv2640c family ArsR-like transcriptional regulator: MPKTLPMIDMSAPVCCAPVASGPMSDADALQIALRLKALADPVRVKLMSLLFSSTEGEQNSGELARALDVTESTVSHHLTQLRRAGLVESERRGMSVYHRPHVDAVAALCVVLDPNCCR, translated from the coding sequence GTGCCGAAGACCCTTCCGATGATCGACATGTCCGCGCCGGTGTGCTGTGCGCCTGTGGCTTCCGGGCCGATGAGCGATGCCGACGCGCTGCAGATCGCTCTGCGTCTCAAGGCGCTGGCCGATCCGGTCCGGGTCAAGCTGATGTCGCTGCTGTTCAGTTCGACCGAGGGTGAGCAGAACAGCGGGGAACTCGCTCGAGCGCTGGACGTCACCGAATCGACGGTGAGTCACCATCTGACGCAGCTCCGGCGGGCCGGGCTGGTCGAATCCGAACGGCGCGGCATGAGCGTGTATCACCGCCCGCACGTCGACGCGGTCGCGGCGCTGTGCGTCGTGCTGGATCCGAACTGCTGTCGCTAG
- a CDS encoding ArsR/SmtB family transcription factor translates to MSKSSPENGCAYAPMVREPLSAEAAADVAGKLKALSDPVRLRLFSLVASHAGGEACVCDISAGLDVTQPTISHHLKVLKEAGLLAAERRASWVYYSVVPQTLRSLAAVLDVTDERALT, encoded by the coding sequence ATGTCGAAATCATCTCCGGAGAATGGGTGCGCGTACGCGCCGATGGTGCGTGAACCGCTCTCTGCCGAGGCCGCTGCGGACGTCGCAGGAAAGCTCAAGGCGCTGTCCGACCCCGTGCGGCTGCGCCTGTTCAGTCTCGTCGCCAGCCATGCCGGCGGCGAGGCCTGCGTCTGCGACATCTCAGCGGGCCTCGACGTCACCCAGCCGACGATCTCCCATCACCTGAAGGTCCTCAAGGAGGCAGGCCTGTTGGCAGCCGAACGGCGCGCCTCGTGGGTGTACTACTCGGTGGTCCCCCAGACGCTCCGGTCGCTGGCGGCCGTTCTCGACGTCACCGACGAGAGGGCACTGACATGA
- the arsB gene encoding ACR3 family arsenite efflux transporter → MTSASTDFAVVDKVSRLDRFLPVWIGLAMAAGLLLGRLIPGLNTALDAIEIDGISLPIAVGLLIMMYPVLAKVRYDRLDSVTGDRRLLVSSLLLNWVLGPALMFTLAWLLLPDLPEYRTGLIIVGLARCIAMVIIWNDLACGDREAAAVLVALNSIFQVLMFAVLGWFYLSVLPGWLGLEQTTISASPWQIAKSVLIFLGIPLLAGYLSRRFGERTRGRDWYETTFLPRVGPWALYGLLFTIVILFALQGDQITSRPWDVARIALPLLVYFALMWGGGYLLGAALKLGYERTTTLAFTAAGNNFELAIAVAIATYGATSGQALAGVVGPLIEVPVLVGLVYVSLALRHRFTHPLRSTQE, encoded by the coding sequence ATGACCAGTGCTTCCACGGATTTCGCTGTGGTGGACAAGGTTTCGCGCCTCGATCGGTTCCTGCCGGTGTGGATCGGGCTGGCGATGGCCGCCGGTCTGCTGCTGGGCCGCCTCATTCCGGGACTGAACACCGCACTCGACGCGATCGAGATCGACGGAATCTCGCTGCCCATCGCTGTCGGCCTTCTGATCATGATGTACCCGGTGCTGGCCAAGGTGCGCTACGACCGCCTCGACTCCGTCACGGGCGACCGCAGACTTCTCGTCAGTTCGCTGCTCCTGAACTGGGTCCTCGGTCCGGCGCTGATGTTCACACTGGCGTGGCTTCTGCTGCCTGACCTGCCCGAGTACCGCACCGGCCTGATCATCGTGGGTCTGGCGCGCTGCATCGCGATGGTGATCATCTGGAACGACCTGGCTTGCGGGGATCGCGAGGCGGCCGCGGTGCTGGTCGCCCTGAACTCGATCTTCCAGGTGCTGATGTTCGCCGTGCTGGGCTGGTTCTACCTGTCGGTGCTGCCGGGGTGGCTCGGCCTGGAACAGACGACGATCTCCGCCTCCCCGTGGCAGATCGCCAAGTCGGTCCTCATCTTCCTGGGCATCCCGCTCCTCGCGGGCTACCTCTCGCGCCGGTTCGGCGAGCGGACCAGGGGACGGGACTGGTACGAGACGACGTTTCTGCCGAGGGTCGGCCCGTGGGCGCTCTACGGTCTGCTGTTCACCATCGTGATTCTCTTTGCGCTGCAGGGAGACCAGATCACCAGCCGACCGTGGGACGTGGCACGGATCGCGCTCCCCTTGCTCGTCTACTTCGCCCTCATGTGGGGCGGCGGCTACCTCCTCGGAGCGGCGCTGAAGCTGGGCTACGAACGCACCACCACACTCGCGTTCACCGCTGCGGGAAACAACTTCGAGCTCGCGATCGCGGTGGCCATCGCGACGTATGGAGCCACCTCCGGACAGGCGCTCGCCGGGGTCGTGGGACCGCTCATCGAAGTCCCGGTCCTCGTCGGCCTCGTCTACGTCTCACTGGCCTTGCGGCACCGATTCACTCATCCACTGCGCTCGACCCAGGAGTAG
- a CDS encoding ornithine cyclodeaminase family protein, translating to MSTRVVNAESIRGKVTFEDLVEPVSRAFAETSAGLADNGLIVMFPAERRELGDVYVKTGSLRGHDVYIVKVSPWFSANLERGQAQGGFVAVFDSATGHTLALLHDEHYLSDIRTAAAGAVAARMLAPPTVETVAVLGAGVQAYWQPLALYGERPFKTLSIWARSMPKAEVLKSRLREKLPDVEIWCSPDIESTVRRADVLITATQAREPLVRGEWLRRGAHVTAVGADDATKSELDATALRRAKVFVDAREIAEANGDVHRAIRTGRYSIDDVSGELGEVISGRKAGRTAVDDITVAKLVGLGAQDLVAAEVTLAKLS from the coding sequence GTGAGTACCCGCGTGGTCAACGCCGAAAGTATCCGCGGGAAGGTCACTTTCGAGGACCTGGTCGAGCCGGTGTCGCGGGCCTTTGCGGAGACCAGCGCGGGCCTCGCCGACAACGGACTGATCGTGATGTTCCCAGCTGAGCGCCGCGAACTCGGTGACGTCTACGTCAAGACCGGCAGCCTGCGCGGCCACGACGTCTACATCGTCAAGGTCTCACCCTGGTTCAGTGCAAATCTCGAAAGAGGGCAGGCCCAAGGCGGATTCGTCGCCGTCTTCGACAGCGCCACCGGGCACACACTTGCTCTGCTGCACGACGAGCACTACTTGTCCGACATCCGGACCGCGGCCGCCGGAGCGGTTGCCGCTCGCATGCTGGCGCCCCCTACTGTAGAGACCGTCGCCGTGCTCGGCGCCGGGGTGCAAGCCTACTGGCAGCCGTTGGCGCTCTACGGGGAGCGCCCCTTCAAGACGCTGTCGATCTGGGCACGCAGCATGCCGAAAGCCGAGGTGCTCAAGTCGCGGCTACGTGAGAAACTGCCCGACGTCGAGATCTGGTGTTCGCCGGATATCGAGAGCACCGTTCGCCGCGCGGATGTTTTGATCACCGCGACTCAGGCACGCGAACCACTTGTGCGGGGGGAGTGGCTGCGCCGGGGCGCGCACGTGACCGCCGTCGGCGCCGACGACGCCACCAAGAGCGAACTCGACGCGACGGCGCTACGACGTGCGAAGGTTTTCGTTGACGCGCGCGAAATCGCCGAGGCCAACGGTGACGTTCATCGCGCGATCCGCACCGGCCGCTATTCCATCGACGACGTTTCGGGGGAACTGGGAGAGGTGATCTCCGGCCGCAAGGCCGGACGTACCGCCGTTGACGACATCACCGTTGCCAAACTCGTCGGACTCGGCGCACAAGACCTCGTCGCGGCCGAGGTGACCCTGGCCAAGCTGTCGTGA
- a CDS encoding ArsR/SmtB family transcription factor, which yields MGDVFKALADPTRRTILDELTERDGQTLFEIRARLTTRHGLGSSRQAISQHLDVLEAAGLVETRRDGKYKFHYLNTAPLQQITARWLTNRGESA from the coding sequence GTGGGCGACGTCTTCAAGGCCTTGGCCGACCCCACGCGGCGCACCATCCTCGACGAGCTGACCGAGCGCGACGGTCAGACACTTTTCGAGATCCGCGCACGCCTGACGACACGGCACGGGCTCGGGTCGTCCCGTCAGGCGATCTCGCAGCACCTGGACGTGCTCGAGGCTGCGGGATTGGTCGAGACACGCCGCGACGGCAAGTACAAGTTCCACTACCTCAACACCGCACCGCTGCAACAGATCACGGCGCGGTGGCTCACCAACCGGGGAGAATCGGCATGA
- a CDS encoding WhiB family transcriptional regulator, with protein sequence MKTLDEARLQWVSQARCRDTDPDELFVRGAAQRQAVLICRRCPVITQCAAEALDNQLEFGVWGGLTERQRRALLKDNPSVTSWAEYFADRRNARAASRPA encoded by the coding sequence ATGAAGACACTCGACGAAGCCCGCCTGCAGTGGGTGTCGCAGGCGCGCTGCAGGGACACCGACCCGGACGAGCTCTTCGTCCGCGGCGCCGCGCAGAGGCAGGCTGTCCTGATCTGCCGCCGCTGTCCCGTCATCACGCAGTGTGCCGCGGAGGCCCTCGACAACCAGTTGGAGTTCGGTGTGTGGGGCGGGCTGACCGAGCGGCAGCGCCGTGCACTGTTGAAGGACAATCCGAGCGTGACGTCCTGGGCTGAATACTTCGCCGACCGCCGGAATGCGCGGGCCGCGAGCCGCCCGGCGTAG
- a CDS encoding Ntn hydrolase family protein, with translation MTVVLALRCADGLVLAADSQITEPDRGLTYPAQKLHGLGKHAAWAGSGSRAVLYDLEQMFDAQPETIVEASDVGRALQARVVPVLQHHYENFIEEVPGQKTSGSTPATYVLAAGYSDTKPFIVDVDPHGLIGHYEDIGFQAIGSGAPMAQQARALLSNFRMNERPVEYGVLAALRVLHALDETSPSVGGPMDICRITPDGADHLSPDDIDKAGAEVRRWCDLERDALDRLFER, from the coding sequence GTGACCGTTGTCCTGGCCCTGCGATGCGCAGACGGCCTCGTGCTCGCCGCCGATTCGCAGATCACCGAACCCGATCGAGGGCTGACCTATCCGGCCCAGAAGCTGCACGGCCTGGGCAAGCACGCCGCGTGGGCCGGAAGCGGGTCGCGCGCAGTGCTGTACGACCTGGAGCAGATGTTCGACGCCCAACCGGAGACGATCGTCGAGGCAAGCGATGTCGGACGGGCGCTGCAGGCCCGGGTGGTACCGGTGTTGCAGCACCACTACGAGAACTTCATCGAAGAGGTGCCCGGACAGAAGACCAGCGGCTCCACGCCGGCCACCTACGTGCTCGCCGCCGGCTACTCGGACACCAAGCCGTTCATCGTCGACGTGGACCCGCACGGGCTCATCGGCCATTACGAGGACATCGGCTTCCAGGCCATCGGCAGCGGGGCGCCCATGGCCCAGCAGGCGCGCGCCCTGCTGTCGAACTTCCGCATGAACGAGCGCCCAGTGGAATACGGCGTGCTCGCGGCGCTACGAGTGCTGCACGCGCTCGACGAGACCTCTCCGTCGGTCGGGGGCCCGATGGACATCTGCCGCATCACCCCCGACGGCGCCGATCACCTGTCCCCCGACGACATCGACAAAGCGGGCGCAGAGGTCCGCCGGTGGTGCGACCTGGAGCGGGACGCTCTCGACCGCCTATTCGAGCGCTGA
- a CDS encoding DUF5996 family protein, translating into MTDAQTSLAWPQLPLADWQDTRDTVHLWTQIVGKVRMAASVHLNHWWEVPLYVNASGLTTSLIPFPPRAFEVTFDFIEHRLHIRVTDGEHRSMALEPRSVADFYAEFRYLLTELDLDIPIVGTPVELPEVIPFAEDTAHASYDAQAMNAFWRSLVSANRAFTAFRADFRGKVSPVHFFWGAFDLAVTRFSGRGAPPHPGGVPNCPDSVMVDAYSDEVSSAGYWPGGADEGVFYSYAYPQPAGFEQWDVAPDAAYFDTDLGEYVLPYRAVRTASDPDATLLNFLRSTAEAARTLAEWPYPIPDPA; encoded by the coding sequence ATGACCGACGCTCAGACCTCTCTCGCCTGGCCGCAGCTCCCGCTGGCCGACTGGCAGGACACCCGCGACACCGTCCACCTGTGGACCCAGATCGTCGGCAAAGTGCGCATGGCGGCGAGCGTCCACCTCAACCACTGGTGGGAAGTGCCGCTCTACGTGAACGCCAGCGGACTCACCACTTCACTCATCCCCTTTCCGCCGCGAGCGTTCGAGGTGACATTCGACTTCATCGAGCACCGTCTCCACATCCGCGTCACCGACGGCGAGCACAGGTCGATGGCGCTCGAACCGCGTTCCGTGGCGGACTTCTACGCCGAATTCCGCTATCTGCTCACCGAACTCGATCTCGACATCCCGATAGTCGGCACTCCGGTCGAGTTGCCCGAGGTCATCCCGTTCGCCGAGGACACCGCCCATGCGAGCTACGACGCGCAGGCGATGAACGCCTTCTGGCGCTCCCTGGTCAGCGCGAATCGGGCCTTCACCGCTTTCCGCGCCGACTTCCGCGGGAAGGTGAGTCCGGTGCACTTCTTCTGGGGCGCCTTCGATCTGGCTGTCACACGGTTCTCCGGCCGGGGCGCACCCCCGCATCCCGGCGGTGTACCGAACTGTCCGGACTCGGTGATGGTCGACGCCTACAGCGACGAGGTGTCCAGCGCCGGTTACTGGCCGGGCGGCGCCGACGAGGGCGTCTTCTACTCCTACGCCTATCCGCAGCCCGCCGGCTTCGAGCAGTGGGACGTCGCTCCCGATGCGGCGTACTTCGACACCGATCTGGGCGAGTACGTGCTGCCCTACCGCGCCGTGCGGACGGCGAGCGATCCCGACGCCACGCTCCTGAACTTCTTGCGCTCGACGGCAGAAGCCGCCCGCACGCTCGCCGAGTGGCCCTATCCGATCCCCGATCCGGCCTGA
- a CDS encoding DUF7064 domain-containing protein, with amino-acid sequence MSALRPPLIESPTDLTAEWLTAALGHGTVADFSVTRIGTGQMSECYRVTLTYAHGEQGPASVVLKVAAADPSSRQTGLAMGLYEREVRFYTDIARGLAGPVAPCHHAAYDPATGVFDLLLDDAAPATVGDEIRGATAEQAELALRQLGLVHGPLLGDEALAGAAWINRGSPVNQALMSALYAGFIDRYRDQVAPEHREVCERFVAAFDSYTAAEDAAGGRGGLVHGDYRLDNMLFGQAGADRPLTVVDWQTVTWGPAFTDVAYFLGCALPTEQRRARHEELLAAYHGALGPGSGVTLDEVREGVRRQTFFGVLMAIMSPMLVERTERGDEMFMAMIARHCQHVLDTDALSLLPPPSTPEPLQPAASDEGRHPPTDEPLWSESWYFDFADARQRVGGWIRLGLIPNQGHAWINGLLCGPDMPTIAVLDFEAPLPEDHTLVRSDVGELAMDVVEPLAAYRVSLRGHGQAHDDPGGLLRGEAGRPVELTMDLTWTTVGAPYQYRVSPRYEIPCRVSGTVTVDGQSYAFAEVAGQRDHSWASRDWWSMDWVWSALHLDDGTHLHGVDIRIPGAPPLSVGYEQRADEPLVELARVDARHTAWDNELPISAEVFYGDLGATVTVVGHAPVLLTSPDGRLSRFPRAWGTVATADGRTGIGWIEWNRSHG; translated from the coding sequence ATGTCTGCGCTGCGTCCACCGCTCATCGAAAGCCCCACCGATCTGACCGCCGAGTGGCTCACCGCCGCGCTGGGCCACGGCACGGTCGCGGACTTCAGCGTGACCCGCATCGGGACCGGACAGATGAGCGAGTGCTATCGCGTCACCCTGACCTACGCCCACGGTGAGCAGGGGCCGGCGTCGGTGGTGCTGAAGGTGGCGGCGGCCGATCCGAGCAGCCGCCAGACCGGCCTGGCGATGGGGCTCTACGAACGCGAGGTCCGCTTCTACACCGATATCGCGCGGGGGCTCGCGGGTCCCGTCGCGCCCTGTCACCACGCGGCCTACGATCCCGCGACCGGCGTCTTCGATCTGCTGCTCGACGATGCCGCGCCGGCGACCGTCGGTGACGAGATCCGCGGTGCCACCGCCGAACAGGCGGAACTGGCGCTGCGCCAGCTCGGGCTGGTGCACGGCCCCCTGCTGGGCGACGAGGCGCTGGCGGGGGCGGCGTGGATCAACCGGGGGTCTCCGGTGAACCAGGCGTTGATGAGTGCCCTCTACGCCGGTTTCATCGACCGCTACCGCGACCAGGTGGCGCCGGAACACCGCGAGGTGTGCGAGCGGTTCGTCGCCGCGTTCGATTCCTACACCGCCGCCGAGGACGCGGCCGGCGGCCGGGGCGGACTCGTGCATGGTGACTACCGGCTCGACAACATGCTGTTCGGGCAGGCCGGCGCTGATCGGCCGCTCACCGTGGTGGACTGGCAGACGGTCACCTGGGGGCCGGCATTCACCGACGTCGCCTACTTCCTGGGGTGCGCGCTGCCGACCGAACAACGTCGCGCCCGCCACGAGGAGTTGCTCGCCGCCTACCACGGCGCGCTGGGACCCGGCTCCGGCGTCACCCTCGACGAGGTCCGTGAGGGCGTGCGGCGGCAGACCTTCTTCGGCGTGCTGATGGCGATCATGTCACCGATGCTCGTCGAACGGACCGAGCGCGGTGACGAGATGTTCATGGCGATGATCGCCCGGCACTGCCAGCACGTGCTCGACACCGACGCGCTGTCCCTTCTGCCGCCGCCGTCGACGCCCGAGCCGTTGCAGCCCGCAGCGTCCGACGAAGGCCGCCACCCGCCGACCGACGAACCGCTGTGGAGCGAGAGCTGGTACTTCGATTTCGCCGACGCGCGGCAGCGTGTCGGTGGCTGGATCCGGCTCGGACTCATCCCGAATCAGGGGCACGCCTGGATCAACGGCCTGCTGTGCGGGCCGGACATGCCGACGATCGCGGTGCTCGATTTCGAGGCTCCGCTGCCGGAGGACCACACGCTCGTGCGGTCCGACGTCGGCGAGCTCGCCATGGACGTCGTCGAACCACTTGCCGCGTACCGGGTTTCGCTGCGCGGACATGGGCAGGCCCATGACGATCCGGGGGGACTGCTGCGCGGCGAGGCCGGACGGCCCGTGGAACTGACCATGGACCTGACGTGGACGACTGTCGGCGCCCCGTACCAGTACCGGGTGTCTCCGCGCTACGAGATCCCATGCCGGGTCTCGGGCACGGTGACCGTGGACGGACAGTCGTATGCCTTCGCCGAGGTGGCCGGGCAGCGCGACCATTCGTGGGCCTCGCGCGACTGGTGGAGCATGGACTGGGTGTGGAGCGCTCTGCACCTGGACGACGGGACGCATCTGCACGGGGTCGACATCCGCATCCCCGGAGCTCCGCCGTTGTCGGTCGGCTACGAGCAGCGCGCGGACGAGCCGCTGGTCGAGCTAGCGAGGGTCGACGCGCGGCATACCGCATGGGACAACGAGTTACCCATCTCCGCGGAGGTGTTCTACGGCGACCTCGGGGCGACGGTCACGGTGGTCGGGCACGCGCCCGTCCTGCTGACGTCGCCCGACGGGCGGCTGAGCCGTTTCCCGCGCGCCTGGGGGACCGTGGCGACCGCCGACGGACGCACGGGTATCGGCTGGATCGAATGGAATCGCAGCCACGGCTGA
- a CDS encoding PhzF family phenazine biosynthesis protein — MKGQSVDLAYCHVDVFSRVPFGGNSLPVFLDAPDLTEEQMQRITQELRHFEAVFTQPTGRPDTVRARIFDLFQELPFAGHPIIGAAVALHIRSESAGSHHWRFELRSKTVTVSTEMRDGHYSGWLDQGRPEFLGTVDDVGPIAHAFNLAPSDLDADLPLEAVSTGLRYLIVPVRAGVLVRARISHDITELLRGVNAQFAVLFDESGLEVRHWNNDGVVEDVATGSAAGTIGAYRLRHGLVGGGEQFTLNQGQYAGRSSHLHVRPEGSRNDVETVNVGGDVAIVGHGVIGRPPS; from the coding sequence GTGAAGGGCCAATCGGTCGATCTCGCTTACTGTCACGTCGACGTTTTCAGCCGGGTTCCGTTCGGTGGAAACAGCTTGCCCGTCTTCCTCGACGCCCCGGATCTGACCGAAGAACAGATGCAGCGGATCACCCAGGAACTGAGACACTTCGAAGCCGTCTTCACTCAACCGACCGGGCGGCCCGACACCGTTCGTGCCAGGATCTTCGACCTCTTCCAGGAACTGCCCTTTGCCGGACATCCGATCATCGGAGCGGCGGTGGCGCTGCACATTCGCAGCGAATCTGCAGGCTCGCACCACTGGCGATTCGAATTACGCAGCAAGACGGTCACAGTCAGTACCGAGATGCGAGACGGCCACTATTCCGGTTGGCTGGATCAAGGTCGGCCGGAATTTCTGGGCACAGTCGACGACGTTGGTCCGATCGCGCACGCGTTCAACCTGGCGCCAAGCGATCTCGACGCGGACCTGCCGCTGGAAGCGGTGAGTACGGGCCTTCGCTATCTGATCGTGCCGGTCCGTGCGGGTGTGCTGGTGCGGGCACGGATATCGCACGACATCACCGAATTGCTCCGTGGTGTCAACGCCCAGTTCGCGGTCTTATTCGACGAGTCGGGCCTCGAAGTACGGCACTGGAACAACGACGGAGTCGTCGAGGACGTGGCCACCGGTAGCGCCGCAGGCACCATCGGCGCCTATCGCCTGCGCCACGGACTGGTCGGCGGAGGTGAGCAGTTCACGTTGAACCAAGGTCAATACGCCGGGCGCTCGAGCCATTTGCACGTGCGGCCGGAGGGCAGCCGCAACGACGTCGAAACGGTCAATGTCGGCGGCGATGTCGCGATCGTAGGGCACGGCGTCATCGGAAGACCACCGTCGTGA
- a CDS encoding VOC family protein, with protein sequence MRITVTSVLVDDQDKALRFYTDVLGFRPKHDVPMGPHRWITVVSADSPDGVELVLEPDEHPAARPFKEALVADGIPFTAFDVDDVAAEYDRLRALGVRFTQQPTDMGPVTTAVLDDTCGNLIQIQHVSG encoded by the coding sequence ATGAGAATCACCGTGACGAGCGTGCTCGTCGACGACCAGGACAAGGCGCTGCGCTTCTACACCGACGTGCTCGGCTTCCGACCAAAGCACGATGTGCCGATGGGGCCGCACCGGTGGATCACCGTCGTCTCTGCGGACAGTCCCGACGGCGTCGAGCTCGTGCTCGAACCCGACGAGCATCCCGCCGCCCGACCGTTCAAGGAGGCGTTGGTGGCGGACGGCATCCCGTTCACCGCCTTCGACGTCGACGACGTGGCGGCCGAATACGACCGGCTTCGCGCGCTCGGCGTGCGCTTCACCCAGCAGCCCACCGACATGGGGCCGGTCACCACGGCGGTGCTCGATGACACGTGTGGCAATCTGATCCAGATCCAGCACGTCAGCGGGTGA
- a CDS encoding wax ester/triacylglycerol synthase family O-acyltransferase yields the protein MSTAIPPLDLAWLLMETPGGTTHVGAMLLFKKPPGRRDLVSQVVANYRGRQPLPPFTYVPEILGTGVPHFREVQTWDPHYHVQHLSLPAGSSYDDLLRLVADLHEPMLDRNRPLWRCWVIDGVPGGRFAIYTKTHHSIIDGVSGLRRLYDGLSLSPDDAIPAPAFALPGPPLASSAPPPALRRLTDAVHGVLTQVGAVNQISWGAVRKALSAALGTHVEGSLPFVAGRAPTNAPLRQARGFATLSLPLEEMHRIAHHHGATLNDVAAAVIDHGLHAYLRETGQAYAHELIAMCPVSLRGDDDTTVGTKVSAMFVRLGHPEATMADRLRQVAHSVATAKKELGALSTDAAMTYAVALVALAGAGASTHLDRVGRPACNLVVSNVPGSNDIRYLHGAELTGIFPVSALAAAIGLNVTLSSYCGHMDFGFVANSAAISDVHALAEHTRKAYAQLKVADRV from the coding sequence ATGAGCACCGCCATCCCCCCGCTCGACCTCGCCTGGCTGCTGATGGAGACACCCGGCGGCACGACTCACGTCGGAGCGATGCTGCTGTTCAAGAAGCCGCCCGGCCGCCGGGATCTGGTCTCCCAGGTGGTCGCGAACTACCGCGGTCGCCAACCGCTCCCGCCGTTCACCTACGTGCCCGAGATCCTCGGCACGGGCGTGCCGCATTTCCGCGAGGTGCAGACCTGGGATCCGCATTACCACGTCCAGCACCTCTCCCTGCCGGCCGGCAGCTCCTATGACGATCTACTCCGCCTCGTCGCCGACCTGCACGAGCCGATGCTGGACCGCAACCGGCCACTGTGGCGGTGCTGGGTGATCGACGGGGTCCCCGGCGGTCGTTTCGCGATCTACACCAAGACCCATCACAGCATCATCGACGGCGTGTCCGGCCTCAGGAGACTGTATGACGGGCTGAGCCTGTCCCCCGACGACGCCATCCCGGCGCCCGCGTTCGCGCTGCCCGGCCCACCGCTCGCCTCCTCGGCACCGCCTCCCGCGTTGCGCCGGCTCACCGATGCCGTGCACGGAGTGCTCACTCAGGTCGGCGCGGTGAACCAGATCTCCTGGGGCGCAGTGCGCAAAGCGCTCAGTGCGGCGCTCGGCACGCACGTGGAAGGCAGTCTGCCGTTCGTGGCCGGCCGCGCCCCGACCAACGCACCGCTGCGACAGGCGCGCGGGTTCGCCACTCTGTCGCTGCCCCTCGAGGAGATGCACCGCATCGCCCACCATCACGGAGCCACGCTCAACGATGTCGCGGCCGCCGTGATCGACCACGGGCTGCACGCCTACCTACGTGAGACGGGCCAGGCCTACGCCCACGAATTGATCGCCATGTGTCCGGTGTCGCTACGCGGCGACGACGACACCACCGTGGGAACCAAGGTGTCGGCGATGTTCGTACGCCTCGGACACCCGGAGGCGACGATGGCGGACAGGCTGCGCCAGGTGGCCCACTCGGTCGCCACAGCCAAGAAGGAACTCGGCGCCCTGTCGACCGACGCGGCGATGACATATGCCGTCGCGCTGGTCGCCCTCGCCGGTGCCGGCGCATCGACCCACCTCGACCGCGTGGGCCGTCCGGCATGCAATCTCGTTGTCTCGAATGTGCCGGGCAGCAACGACATCCGTTACCTCCACGGCGCCGAACTCACCGGCATCTTCCCCGTGTCGGCGCTGGCCGCCGCCATCGGCTTGAACGTGACGCTGAGCTCCTACTGCGGTCACATGGACTTCGGCTTCGTCGCGAACAGCGCAGCGATCAGCGACGTGCACGCACTCGCCGAGCACACCCGCAAGGCCTACGCACAGCTGAAGGTCGCGGACCGGGTTTGA
- a CDS encoding ArsR/SmtB family transcription factor — MLKTVKAVASPVRLEILSLLKDPVGNFPPQTDGDLIRDGVCADFIRDKLGIAAATASRHLTLLTEAHLLVATRRKNWTFYRRDESAIRRFTQALMAQL, encoded by the coding sequence GTGCTCAAGACGGTCAAGGCGGTTGCCAGTCCCGTGCGTCTCGAGATCTTGTCTTTGTTGAAGGATCCGGTCGGCAACTTCCCGCCGCAGACCGACGGCGATCTCATTCGTGACGGCGTGTGCGCAGATTTCATCCGGGACAAGCTCGGTATCGCCGCGGCAACGGCATCACGTCATCTGACGTTGCTGACCGAGGCCCACCTGTTGGTGGCGACCCGCAGGAAGAACTGGACCTTCTACCGGCGGGACGAGTCGGCGATCCGTCGGTTCACGCAGGCTCTCATGGCGCAGCTGTGA
- a CDS encoding ArsI/CadI family heavy metal resistance metalloenzyme → MSRIQLALNVDDLDQAIAFYSKLFNTPPAKVRDGYANFAVAEPPLKLVLLENPGKGGTLNHLGVEVESSETVHAEIARLAGEGMFTEEEIGTTCCFATQDKVWVTGPGGEKWEVYTVLADSDTFGRSPQHSESAEQDQQTAATCC, encoded by the coding sequence ATGTCCCGCATCCAGCTCGCCCTCAACGTCGACGATCTTGACCAGGCCATCGCGTTCTATTCGAAGCTGTTCAACACGCCTCCGGCGAAGGTGAGAGACGGTTACGCGAACTTCGCGGTCGCCGAACCGCCCCTGAAACTCGTCCTGCTCGAGAATCCCGGCAAGGGCGGCACGCTCAACCATCTCGGCGTCGAGGTCGAGTCCAGTGAGACGGTGCACGCGGAGATCGCCCGGCTTGCCGGTGAAGGCATGTTCACCGAGGAGGAAATCGGCACCACGTGCTGCTTCGCCACGCAAGACAAGGTCTGGGTGACCGGACCGGGCGGCGAGAAATGGGAGGTGTACACCGTCCTCGCCGATTCGGATACTTTCGGCCGCAGCCCCCAACATTCCGAGTCTGCCGAACAGGACCAGCAGACCGCCGCCACATGCTGCTGA